The following DNA comes from Methanobrevibacter sp..
TTGGTATAGGTTCGCTTTCAATAACTTCTTTTCCAATCATAGAAATCAGTTTTGTAATTTTAAGTGGTCAGGTCTTACTATTAACTCTTTAGGTTTGTTTCCATCTTTTAATGCTACAAGGTAAGCTTTTCCTTTTTGACCTACGATTTTACCGGTTTTACCGTGGAATCTAGGTGCAGGTTGACCTTTTT
Coding sequences within:
- a CDS encoding 50S ribosomal protein L21e; translated protein: MQRSRGLKSRSRKKMTKVQRPGRTNPITNRLQRFEEGDLVHITINPSIQKGQPAPRFHGKTGKIVGQKGKAYLVALKDGNKPKELIVRPDHLKLQN